A genomic segment from Brienomyrus brachyistius isolate T26 chromosome 9, BBRACH_0.4, whole genome shotgun sequence encodes:
- the mrpl13 gene encoding 39S ribosomal protein L13, mitochondrial — protein MSSFSRSAQQWATFARSWYLIDARMQPPGKIATMCSVRLQGKHKPIYHALSDCGDHVVVMNTRHIAFSGNKWEQKVYSSHTGYPGGFKQVTAVQLHQKDPRAIIKLAVYGMLPRNLLRRTMMQRLHLFPDDDLPEDILKNLTEELPQPRQIPRKLSEYTQDERDAFPRIWVPPEDFRMK, from the exons ATGTCTAGTTTTAGCAGATCTGCTCAG CAATGGGCTACCTTTGCAAGATCGTGGTATTTAATAGATGCAAGAATGCAGCCTCCAGGAAAGATTGCAACCATGTGCTCTGTCAGACTGCAGGGGAAACACAAGCCTATCTATCACGCATTGA GTGACTGTGGCGACCATGTGGTCGTCATGAACACAAGACACATTGCCTTTTCCGGGAACAAGTGGGAGCAGAAGGTCTACTCGTCTCACACGGG ATACCCAGGTGGATTCAAGCAAGTCACGGCAGTCCAGCTTCATCAGAAAGACCCCAGGGCG ATCATCAAGCTGGCCGTCTACGGGATGCTTCCCCGAAACCTACTGAGGAGAACCATGATGCAGAGGCTGCACCTCTTCCCAGACGAC gATCTCCCAGAGGACATCCTGAAGAACCTGACGGAAGAGCTACCGCAGCCCAGGCAGATCCCGCGGAAGCTGAGCGAGTACACGCAGGACGAGCGCGACGCCTTCCCCAGGATTTGGGTCCC GCCTGAAGATTTCAGGATGAAATGA